One Candidatus Wallbacteria bacterium genomic window carries:
- a CDS encoding tetratricopeptide repeat protein, producing the protein MPGFKACLALTLLIALPLQAFSLFESPDVKAGNLEYRKGNFDEALKCYLRESKPGDSWKWHFNLGDTFYKKGDFQNAATEFAKSHESANQKLKADSLYNTGNVFFQQKDFEKAKKCYIEALKNYQDRDFQYNLQRALEKITEQQQQKQDDKNQDKDQKQDKQDQKQDQNQDQKQDQKQNDAQNKENEDKKEQNKDEQEKSGEQKMSEQIKEQFLESLKNKEKEVKDKMDQKKAEGYYNDKDW; encoded by the coding sequence ATGCCTGGATTTAAAGCCTGTTTGGCTCTGACACTGTTGATTGCATTACCGCTGCAGGCTTTCTCGCTTTTCGAAAGTCCTGATGTCAAGGCCGGCAACCTGGAATACAGGAAAGGGAATTTCGATGAAGCCCTGAAATGTTACCTGCGGGAATCCAAACCAGGCGATTCTTGGAAATGGCACTTTAACCTGGGGGACACTTTTTATAAAAAAGGGGATTTTCAGAATGCCGCCACAGAGTTCGCAAAATCCCATGAAAGCGCTAATCAGAAGTTGAAGGCAGACTCACTCTACAACACGGGAAATGTTTTTTTTCAGCAGAAAGATTTTGAAAAAGCAAAGAAATGCTATATTGAAGCCCTTAAGAATTACCAGGATCGCGATTTCCAGTATAATCTGCAGCGGGCTCTGGAGAAGATCACAGAGCAGCAGCAACAAAAGCAGGACGACAAAAATCAGGATAAAGACCAGAAACAGGATAAACAGGACCAGAAGCAGGATCAGAATCAGGATCAAAAACAGGATCAGAAGCAGAACGATGCTCAGAACAAGGAAAATGAAGACAAAAAGGAGCAGAATAAAGACGAGCAGGAAAAATCAGGTGAGCAGAAGATGTCTGAACAGATCAAGGAGCAGTTTCTGGAAAGCCTGAAGAATAAGGAAAAAGAAGTCAAAGATAAAATGGATCAGAAAAAAGCCGAAGGTTATTATAATGACAAAGACTGGTAG